In Aythya fuligula isolate bAytFul2 chromosome 25, bAytFul2.pri, whole genome shotgun sequence, a single genomic region encodes these proteins:
- the NCR2 gene encoding natural cytotoxicity triggering receptor 2, translated as MELRVVLLLPLCFPGLQAQIPGELSQREGSNLSVLCPYLAEDEYRELKSWCRWTDERCQPQVEINGTRTYTYTERAREGHITIQGDPINRNFSITMTDLQVEDSGTYYCAYSQSYVLLKRISLNVFKEFHKLELDSLSVQCPYHDLGFHSERKAWCRYAGQNGTYDLMVSTDTNYTRGISKGKKGRAWIQDDTQERTITITMEKLQAQDSGMYWCALYMPQTPPIFTRIMEVRLSVAKRPAATTLSVTTGTSQNYPPGNSTQPHLWSFTLQALLGFFINKVLVILLLVFLQRRGRCRKEKRRAAEGSPGQLPEEKRS; from the exons ATGGAGCTGCGAGTTGTCCTCCTGCTGCCGCTCTGCTTCCCAG GTCTCCAAGCCCAAATACCTGGGGAGCTGAGCCAGCGCGAAGGAAGCAACCTCTCTGTGCTGTGCCCTTACCTAGCAGAGGATGAGTACCGGGAACTGAAGTCCTGGTGCCGCTGGACAGATGAACGATGTCAGCCTCAAGTGGAAATAAACGGCACAAgaacatacacatacacagaaCGGGCTAGAGAGGGGCACATTACCATACAGGGTGACCCCATAAACAGGAATTTTTCCATCACCATGACTGACCTCCAGGTAGAAGATTCAGGCACATATTACTGTGCTTACAGTCAAAGCTATGTTTTACTGAAGAGGATATCGCTGAATGTTTTCAAGG AGTTTCACAAGCTGGAGTTGGACAGTCTCTCTGTGCAGTGCCCGTACCATGACCTGGGTTTCCACTCCGAAAGAAAAGCCTGGTGCCGATATGCAGGTCAGAATGGCACATATGATCTCATGGTGAGCACAGATACCAATTACACACGGGGTATCAGCAAAGGCAAGAAAGGCAGAGCCTGGATCCAGGATGACACCCAGGAAAGGACCATCACCATCACCATGGAGAAGCTGCAGGCACAGGACTCCGGCATGTACTGGTGTGCACTCTACATGCCCCAGACACCTCCAATATTCACCCGGATAATGGAGGTCCGGCTCTCTGTGGCCAAGC GACCAGCTGCAACAACGTTGTCAGTCACTACAGGCACCAGTCAAAATTACCCTCCTGGCAACAGCACACAACCACA CTTATGGAGCTTCACCCTTCAGGCCCTCCTAGGATTCTTCATCAATAAGGTGCTGGTCATCTTGCTCCTcgtttttcttcagagaagggGACGCTGCAGAAAAGAG aaacgcagggcagcagaaggcagcccTGGACAGCTGCCTGAGGAGAAAAGGAGCTGA